One Delphinus delphis chromosome 16, mDelDel1.2, whole genome shotgun sequence genomic window, CGAGGACTGCCATCCACCATGGTGAAGCTGAACTGCAGCTTCTCGGGGAAGACAGGCTCCGGGGACGGGGCTACCATGGACAGCGTCCCTCTGATCAGTCCCCTGGATGTCAGCCAGCTACAGCCTGCGTTCTCCGACCAGGTGAGGGGCCTGGGCCAGCGTGGAGGCCTGTGTCATCCTGCCCTGGAAACACACGGGCGTTAGCAAGGTGGCTTTAGGTGTGGCCTCCTCTAAGGGGCAGCTGAGCAAGTGGAGGAAGGGCCAGGCTGAGCCTGCTGTGTGCCCCGATCGGCTCCCCCCGCCACCCAGAACTgccctttcctcatctgcaaaccaGGGTAAACTGGCCACAGGTGGTGGTGAGGATTCACATGCTCTCACAGACAGTGCCCAGCTTGCCTGCGGTCCAGCAGGGGCTCAGCAGCAAAAACTACCCCCTTCCTCTGCTGGGCGTGCTCTTTCTTGGATTGCAGCCTGAGATGAGGTCCTTGGGcaaggggtgggtggagggggagctCTCAGAAGGGACCTGTAAGAAGCAGAGCTCAGCTCAGGCACAGCCCTGCCTGACCCCACCGGAGCTCTGGAGAGTGAATGGCACGCAGAGTTGTCCCAGCCTGAGGCCCCCGTCAGCCATTGGTGAGGGCAGGGGGCACGTCCCAGCATTGCTCCCATGAGCCGAGGGCAGTTCTCCAGCGATCTGTGTGGGCTTCGACCATGCCTGCTACCGTTCTGGACCTGGTTCCCAAAGGGAAGGCTCAGtggtgggcttcctggaggaggggaccaAGCTGTGGTACCCTGGAAGAGGAAGCTTCTGGCAGGGACAGCTAGCGTCCTCAGAGCCGAAGGCAGCCAGCAGACGTAGGGGCTCTTTCCATCAtctggccaggccctgggctgccaCGGCCCTGGCCGACTTCCAGTGTCCCCCTCCCTTGGTGTCAGCTGGTAGCCACTAGAGCCCTGCCACTAGCACCCACACCACTGCGGgcagctgccccctgccccctttccctcccagcccccctaGTTCAGGGTCCTCCTGCATCATTTCTTCCCACAGGTTGTCATTAAGACACAGACGGAATACCAGCTGTCCTCCGGGGACCAGCCGACAAAGTTCTCCGACCTAGAGGCCCAGAAGCTGGGCGGCGGCCACCCAGAGGATGCACGTAGCAGGGTAACCCAACCCTCCCCGCCAATTCCATGGGGAGTCAGGGCAGGGGAGGTGGAGAGGCAGCTGCAAGCTGTGGGAACCCAGGCTCTGGACTGGGTGGGCTGGGGGCCCTTGGTCAGGGCCCTGCTCTCAGTAGAGCTGGACAGGGAATCACCCCATCAGAGGTAGGGCTCTGCCGGCCTCCCTGCTGCTGCTGTAACGTGGGGTGCGGGCAGCCGCCGCCCTCGGAGGAGCCCCTGGCAGGAGACACAGTGCCTGCTTGCGCCCTGCACCCTTTCCCAAGTGGGTCGTTCGTCTCTTCCTCGGTGACTCGCGATTTCCCGTAGACGATGGAGGCTCACTTTTCCTGCTGTGTCTCTGGCAAATgtgttttcccttccttttctagcTCTTCAGCTTACTAATGGTGgctttttttataacttttaggGTACCATTTCTAAAGCCTTTCATTTCTCAGTAGTAActctgcccctttcccctttccccatcCTTTCTGAGAGGCCGGTGAGCCCTGGGCTGTGTGCGCGATGGGCGCCGGCCCTGAGGTTCGCGGCCCGGGCCCTGCACAGCCTCAccaccccacctctcctctccGCACCTGCCCACCCCCAGATGCCCACAGGGCGGATGATCGCCTTCACCATGGCGCTCATGGGCTGCCTCCTGATCATGTATAAGGCCATCTGGTATGACCAGTTCAGCTGCCCCGACGGCTTCCTGCTTCGGGTAAGGCCGGTGGACAGGGCACCGGGGCTGGGAAGGGCAGTCGCGCCCTGCAGGCAGAGTGCCAGGGAGGGTCCCAGGGGGGTGTCCTGTGGAAGGACGGGgtgcctcccctcctctcccccaagcTACCCCCAGGAGGGTTGGTCTGGGGTGTTCCCAGCTCTATGGGAACGTGACCTGCAAAGGCCCTCAAGCCCCGTCACCTTCCAGGTATATTCAAGTCCtatctttagaaaaattaaaagaaaaggtgTTTTAGCGAGAGGTTTTCTCttcttgtaatttaaaaagtaaagcataAGGAAGGAGGTCCAGGTGGAGGGAAGCCTCCCTCACTTGTATGTGGTGTGTTTCTATGTCACAGGATGTTGACGTTTTCTGTATGCTTGGAAAGTGTTCCCCCATCCTTGTTTCTTTTCTCGCAGCTTTGCTTATGGTGACTTTTACcattttcagtgtattttttcaAGACTCTAAGTTTTCAGTAGATAAATCGTCCCCCTTTCCCCGTGATTTCCGTGAGGGGAGCGCTCCCCCCACAGAGGCCACGAGCCCCCACTGTACTTCCAGGGGTGCACCGGGCTGCTAACGGCCCTCACTCACTGGGATTCCCTCGGGGGCccgcggggtgggggcgggccgCGGGGCACTCGCCGAGCCCCCTCCCCTTCACTCAGGAGGAGGCCATGGCCACCGGCCGGTGCGTTCGGAGAAGGGCTGGCTCTCTGCGGAGCCTCCAGGTCTGAATTGCAGGCCTACCCCTGATGGCTTGAAATTACGGCAGAAATCAGTGTATTTAGGGGCACTGTCTACAGTATGACCGAACTGCTCAAAAGCAGAGGTGACCGCCCGCCCGCGGGTGGCCCACGGACGTGGCTCCCGCATCGCGGCTGATGCCACTGAGAAAAAATGCACCCCGTTTTGCACACCCGAGCCCAGGGGCGCGGCCGccacacctc contains:
- the CALY gene encoding neuron-specific vesicular protein calcyon isoform X1, giving the protein MVKLNCSFSGKTGSGDGATMDSVPLISPLDVSQLQPAFSDQVVIKTQTEYQLSSGDQPTKFSDLEAQKLGGGHPEDARSRMPTGRMIAFTMALMGCLLIMYKAIWYDQFSCPDGFLLRHKICTPLTLEMYYTELDPEHHRSLLAAIGAYPVGRKHGTETPWLSASYHAFKEAPKAHKAPARAAMAAVTEPSRKPSGKPSGKPSGEASAPGEKEAAQKVEGSAPPPAPQ